The following are encoded in a window of Camelus ferus isolate YT-003-E chromosome 20, BCGSAC_Cfer_1.0, whole genome shotgun sequence genomic DNA:
- the KLHL31 gene encoding kelch-like protein 31 produces MAPKKKTVKKNKSEINEMTIIVEDSPLSKLSALNGLLEGGNGLSCISSELTDASYGPNLLEGLSKMRQESFLCDLVIGTKTKSFDVHKSVMASCSEYFYNILKRDPSTQRVDLNDIAPLGLATVIAYAYTGKLTLSLYTIGSILSAAVYLQIHTLVKMCSDFLIREMSVENCMYIANIAETYSLKNAKAAAQKFIRDNFLEFAESDQFLKLTFEQINELLIDDDLQLPSEIVAFQIAMKWLEFDQKRVKYAADLLSNIRFGTISAQDLVNYVQSVPRMMQDADCHKLLVDAMNYHLLPYHQNTLQSRRTRIRGGCRVLVTVGGRPGLTEKSLSRDVLYRDPENGWSKLTEMPAKSFNQCVAVMDGFLYVAGGEDQNDARNQAKHAVSNFCRYDPRFNTWIHLAGMTQKRTHFSLSVFNGLLYAVGGRNAEGSLASLECYVPSTNQWQPKTPLEVARCCHASAVADGRVLVTGGYIGGAYSRSVCAYDPARDAWQELPPLSTPRGWHCAVALAERVYVMGGSQVGPRGERVDVLTVESFSPAAGQWSYAAPLPMGVSTAGASALHGRAYLVGGWNEGERKYKKCIQCFHPELNEWTEDDELPEATVGVSCCTLAMPNHVTRESRASSVSSVPVSI; encoded by the exons ATGGCCCCTAAAAAGAAGACggtcaaaaagaacaaaagtgagATCAATGAGATGACCATAATTGTAGAGGACAGCCCCCTCAGCAAACTCAGTGCTTTGAATGGGCTCCTGGAGGGAGGCAATGGCCTTAGCTGCATTTCTTCTGAGTTAACGGATGCTTCTTATGGCCCCAACCTCTTGGAAGGTTTAAGTAAAATGAGGCAGGAGAGCTTCCTTTGTGACTTAGTCATTGGCACCAAAACCAAATCTTTTGATGTCCACAAGTCAGTGATGGCTTCATGCAGTGAGTACTTTTACAACATCCTAAAAAGAGACCCCTCGACGCAAAGGGTGGATCTCAATGACATCGCACCGCTGGGCCTGGCCACTGTCATTGCATATGCCTACACAGGAAAGCTGACTCTCTCCTTGTACACAATAGGAAGCATTCTTTCTGCTGCTGTTTATCTTCAGATCCATACCCTCGTCAAGATGTGCAGTGATTTTCTGATACGAGAGATGAGCGTTGAGAATTGCATGTACATTGCTAACATTGCCGAAACCTACTCCCTGAAAAATGCAAAGGCAGCAGCCCAAAAATTTATCCGGGACAACTTCCTTGAATTTGCTGAATCAGATCAGTTTCTGAAACTTACATTTGAGCAAATTAATGAACTTCTTATAGATGATGACTTACAGTTGCCTTCTGAAATAGTAGCATTCCAGATTGCAATGAAATGGTTAGAATTTGACCAAAAGAGAGTGAAATACGCTGCCGATCTTCTGAGCAATATTCGCTTTGGTACCATCTCTGCGCAAGACCTGGTCAATTACGTTCAGTCGGTACCAAGAATGATGCAAGATGCTGATTGTCATAAGCTTCTTGTAGATGCTATGAACTACCACCTACTTCCCTATCATCAAAACACACTGCAGTCTAGGCGCACGAGAATCCGTGGGGGCTGTCGTGTCCTGGTCACCGTGGGGGGCCGTCCAGGCCTTACTGAAAAGTCCCTTAGTAGAGATGTCTTGTATAGAGACCCTGAAAATGGATGGAGCAAGCTTACGGAAATGCCAGCTAAGAGTTTTAATCAGTGTGTGGCTGTGATGGATGGATTTCTTTATGTAGCCGGTGGTGAAGACCAGAATGATGCAAGAAATCAAGCCAAGCATGCAGTCAGCAATTTCTGCAG GTATGATCCCCGCTTCAACACCTGGATCCACCTGGCCGGCATGACCCAGAAGCGCACGCACTTCAGCCTGAGCGTCTTCAACGGGCTCCTCTACGCCGTGGGCGGCCGCAACGCCGAGGGCAGCCTGGCCTCGCTCGAGTGCTACGTGCCCTCCACCAACCAGTGGCAGCCCAAGACGCCCCTGGAGGTGGCGCGCTGCTGCCACGCCAGCGCGGTGGCGGACGGCCGCGTGCTGGTGACCGGCGGCTACATCGGTGGCGCGTACTCGCGCTCCGTGTGCGCCTACGACCCGGCCCGCGACGCGTGGCAGGAGCTGCCGCCGCTGAGCACGCCGCGGGGCTGGCACTGCGCGGTGGCGCTGGCCGAGCGCGTGTACGTGATGGGCGGTAGCCAGGTGGGGCCGCGCGGCGAGCGCGTGGACGTGCTGACGGTGGAGAGCTTCAGCCCGGCCGCCGGCCAGTGGAGCTACGCCGCGCCGCTGCCCATGGGCGTGAGCACGGCCGGCGCCTCGGCCCTGCACGGCCGCGCCTACCTGGTCGGCGGCTGGAACGAGGGCGAGAGGAAGTACAAGAAGTGCATCCAGTGCTTCCACCCCGAGCTCAACGAGTGGACGGAGGACGACGAGCTGCCCGAGGCCACCGTGGGCGTGTCGTGCTGCACCCTCGCCATGCCCAACCACGTGACCCGGGAGTCCCGCGCCAGCTCGGTGTCCTCCGTGCCCGTCAGCATCTGA